The Shewanella mesophila genome contains the following window.
AAATTACCTATTTAGAGGTATAAAAAAAGGGCTTCGAATTTTCGAAGCCCTTTTTCACTCTTAAAAGAGTAAATTAATATTAACCTAATTTAGCCCTGACATTTCTAAACATCCTCATCCAAGGGCTATCTTCACCCCACTCGTCTGGATGCCAAGAATTAGCAACGGTTCTAAATACACGTTCAGGATGTGGCATCATGATAGTCACGCGGCCATCGCTGTTACAGATCCCCGTGAGTGCATTAGGTGAGCCATTAGGGTTTTCTGGATACTGAGTTGCAATATTGCCATGACCATCGACAAAACGCAGTGCGACAGTGCCAGAGGCTTCGGCTGCAAGCAACGCCTCTGGAGAAGCAAACTCCGCACGCCCTTCACCATGAGAGACAGCGATTGGCATACGTGAGCCTTCCATGCCTTCGAAAAATAGCGATGGACTCTTTTGTACTTCAACCAAACTGAAACGTGCTTCAAAACGCTCGGAGCGGTTACGCACAAAGTGCGGCCAGTGTTCAGTGCCAGGGATGATATCTTTTAAGTTCGATAGCATCTGACAACCGTTACACACACCGAGCGCAAAGCTGTCTTGACGCTCAAAGAAGCGGCTAAACTGCTCACGAGCACGGGCATTAAACAGAATCGATTTAGCCCAACCTTCACCCGCGCCCAGTACGTCACCATAAGAAAAACCACCACAAGCCGCTAAACCTTGGAACTCTTCTAGGCTAATACGACCCGAAAGGATATCCGACATATGAACGTCACGGCTTTCAAAACCAGCTCTGTCAAATGCGGCGGCCATCTCTAGATGAGAGTTAACACCTTGCTCACGCAAAATGGCCATCTTAGGTGCGGCGCCCTTAAGAATATAAGGCGCGGCAACATCTTCGCTTGGATCAAACTTCAAATCCACAGTCAGGCCTGGCGCATCGGCAACTTGCTTAAGTGTAAACTCTTCGAGTGCACACTCAGGGTTGTCACGCATTGCCTGCATACGGTAAGTGGTTTCACCCCAGATAGTTCTAAGTTCGGTACGCGACTCGACCAAAACCTCAGTATCACCATCTGTGATGCTAATAGTGTCACCAGCAACAGGTTTGGCGATACTATAACAGGCAACGCCTGCAGCTTGATATTGCGCTTTTATCGCACCTGCATCGGCCGCACTCACTTGGATCACGGCGCCAAGCTCTTCGTTAAATAGACGCTCTAAATAACTACCACTAAGCGCGCCGATATTGACGTTAAGGCCGGTATTGCCTGCAAATGCCATCTCAACTAAGGTAGTCAATAGGCCACCGTCACTGCGATCGTGATAGGCGATAACCGATTGCTCAGCCACTAGTTTTTGGGTCACGTCAAAGAAACCGCGAAGCAGCGCTGGATCATCAAGATCTGGCGCGCTATCACCTAGCTGACTATATACCTGTGCTAGACAAGAGCCACCAAGACGATTGTTACCACGGCTTAGGTCAACCAGCAATAACTCAGTTTCACCCTTATCGCTTCTCAGCTCTGGCGTCACTGTGTTACGGATATCTTGCACCACACCAAAGGCTGTGATCACCAATGACATTGGCGAGGTTACAGTCTTATCAACGCCATTGTCTTGCCATGCTGTCTTCATCGACATCGAGTCTTTACCGACAGGAATGGTCAGTTCAAGCTCGGGACACAACTCTTCACCTACGGCTTTAACCGCTTCATAAAGACCGGCGTCTTCGCCAGGGTGACCTGCGGCCGACATCCAGTTAGCCGATAACTTAATACGTTTAAATGAACCGATATCGGTTCCGGCGATATTCATAATAGATTCAGCAACCGCCATACGAGCCGATGCACCAAAATCTAATAATGCCAACGGTGTACGCTCACCCAATGACATTGCCTCACCGGAATAAGTATCAAAACTTGATGCGGTTACAGCACAATCGGCAACGGGCACCTGCCAAGGGCCCACCATCTGATCGCGATTAACCAGACCGGTTACACTGCGATCACCAATGGTGATAAGGAAGGTTTTTTCTGCCACTGTAGGTAAACGTAGCACGCGGCGCACCGCTTCTTGTAACTCGATACCCTCTTGCTTTAACGCTGGAGATTGTGCTTTTTTAGAGATCACATCTCGGCTCATCTTAGGCGCTTTACCTAACAGCACTTCAAGCGGCAGATCGATAGGTTTATTGTCAAAATGGGTATCAGACAAAGAAAGATGACGCTCTTCAGTCGCTTCACCCACTACCGCAAACGGGGCACGTTCGCGTTCACAGATCTTAGTGAAAATCTCAAGATTTTCTGGCGCAACCGACATCACATAACGCTCTTGTGACTCATTACACCAGATCTCTAATGGGCTCATGCCTGGCTCGTCAGACGGCACGTTACGTAGCTCAAACCTGCCGCCACGCTCGCCATCATTAACGAGTTCAGGAAACGCATTCGATAAACCACCCGCGCCCACGTCGTGAATAAATTGGATTGGGTTGTCTTCACCCATCTGCCAGCAGCGATCGATAACCTCTTGGCAACGACGTTCCATTTCAGGGTTTTCACGCTGAACCGAAGCAAAGTCTAAATCTTCGCTAGACTGACCCGAAGCCATTGATGAAGCAGCGCCACCACCAAGACCAATATTCATTGCAGGTCCACCAAGCACAATGAGCTTAGCGCCAACGGTGATCTCACCTTTTTGAACATGTTCTTCGCGGATATTTCCTAAACCACCAGCAAGCATGATCGGCTTATGGTAACCACGAACTTCTACACCGTTGTGGCTCGCCACTTCTTGCTCATAAGTACGGAAATAACCGACTAGCGCAGGGCGTCCAAACTCATTATTAAATGCCGCGCCACCTAGTGGGCCTTCGGTCATAATATCGAGGGCGTTTACGATACGCTCAGGTTTACCGTAATCTCCTTCCCAAGGCTGAACAAAGCCTGGAATTTTAAGGTTAGAGACACTAAACCCAGTTAAACCCGCTTTAGGCTTAGAACCGCGACCTGTAGCGCCTTCATCACGGATCTCACCACCAGAACCGGTAGCAGCACCTGGATAGGGACTAATCGCTGTCGGGTGGTTATGGGTTTCAACCTTCATCAAGATATGCATAGGTTCGGTATGGTAGGCATACACCCCACTTTTTTCTGGGAAAAACCGCCCTGCAACAGAACCTTCCATCACGGCGGCATTATCTTTATAGGCAGACAATACGTGATCTGGGGTCTTTTCGAAGGTGTTCTTAATCATTTTAAACAATGATTTAGGTTGAACCTCACCGTCGATAGTCCAATCGGCATTAAAGATTTTATGACGGCAATGTTCTGAGTTGGCCTGAGCAAACATCATGAGTTCAACGTCATTGGGATTACGATTAAGACGGACAAAGTTCTCGACTAAATAATCAATCTCGTCGGCAGCTAAGGCAAGGCCTAACTCAAGGTTGGCTAACTCTAGGGCGCGCTTACCTTCACCAAGAATGTTCACACTAGTGACTTTAGCTGGATCGGTACGGGTAAACAGTGCGATAGCCTGTTCAAACTCGGCTAAGATAACTTCAACCATGCGATCATGCAGCAAGCCTGCTAGCTGTTTTTGCTGTTCATCGTTTAACGGCTCACCTTGTACATAGTAGGCAATACCACGCTCTAAACGCTTAACTTTATTCAGTCCACAATTGTGGGCAATATCGGTGGCTTTGGATGACCATGGAGAGATGGTTCCAGGGCGAGGAGTGACAAAATACAGTGTGCCTTCTGGAGCATGTGCTTCGATAGCTGGTCCATAGGTTAACAATTTCGCTAGTTGTTCGGTCTCACTAACAGCTAAAGCATCAGTTAAATCGGCTAAATGAACAAATTCAGCATAGATATCTGTTATAGGAAGTGCTGCGTTTTCACAGGCTTCCATCAACTTTTGAACTCTAAATGCTGATAGTGCAGGGGCTCCGCGGATGATCTCCATCACGTCTATTCACCTTATATTTATAATTGCAGGGTCAGATCTGGCGCTATTATAGGGAAATGTCATACACAAATCATCCGTAGAGTCGCCTCAAAACAAAGTTTCCCGATATTTATTATCACCATAAACAGAAAACAGCTTTGTGTGATAAAGAAACTGACGCAGACGACAAAAATTGCTCCATAATTAAGGCATAGTGATGGGCAAAACCCTACCATGATCTCAATAACACAAGCATTGATGCTCAAGCGTTATCCCGTTTTAATCCCCTTGTGATATAATTGTCGACTGCCTTAAAAAAACAGATAAAAAATAGAGCTTTAATGAAAAAAATGTTGTTTATCCTTAGCTGCTTGATATTACTGACTGCCTGTCAGCAAGCGGCTGTGGAAGCAACAAAAGTCTCGCCCATTGTTAAACCTAAAACCGAATTAAATGTAGGTACCCTATACGGGGCACAAATCTATGTCACAACCGGACAAGGTTTGGCAGGGTTTGACTACGAGATGGCGGATCGATTTGCGCAGCACTTGGGACTAGACCTCAATATGCGGGCCTACGCCAATATTAATGAACTTTACCAAGCCCTGAAACAAGGCGAGATTGATCTCATTGCAGCAGGACTTGCCGATACTAACAATCGGCGCGAACAATTCCGATTAGGCCCACCGCTCTATTATGTCAATCAAGTGTTGGTATATAAACAAGGCGCCAAGTATCCAACCGATATCAGCCAGCTCGATGACAACGTTACCGTTATCGCCGATTCCTCGTTTATTGAAACCTTAGCCAATCTACAAAAGATGTATCCCGAACTGGTTTGGGATCAGCAGAGCGATAAAGACAGTGAAGAGCTATTAGCCATGATCGCTCGCGACGAAATCAGCTACACCTTGGCCGATTCGACAACGTTTGAGATCAATCGCCGTTATATGCCAGAGCTCAGAGCTGGACCCGTTTTGCGTGAAGATCAAGCCATTGTCTGGCTACTACCCGCCAACAATAGCGATCGCCTCATGAGCGAATTGTTAAGCTTTTGGCATGAGCAAAAGCGGATCGGTACCCTCGCCCATTTGAACGAAAAATATTTTGCTCACGTTAAACGATTCGACTACGTGGACACCCGCGCATTTCTGCGCGCTATCGATAGCAAGTTACCTAAGTATCGAGATCAATTTCAACAATATGCGGGCGATCTCGATTGGAGAAAACTCGCGGCGACCGCATATCAAGAGTCACATTGGAACCCCAACGCTCGCTCACCTACGGGAGTTCGTGGTTTGATGATGCTAACGCTCCCCACCGCTAAACAAATGGGCATTAGCAATCGTCTCGATCCAGTACAGAGCATCAGAGGCGGCGCTAAATATCTTAACGATATTTTAACGCGACTACCCGAATCCATTCCGGAAAATCAACGAATGTGGTTTGCCCTAGCCTCTTATAACATCGGCTACGGCCATGTTGAAGATGCGCGTAAGTTGGCGCAATCTATGGGACTCGATCCCAGTGCATGGCGGGATCTCAAACAGGTGCTTCCCTTATTACAAAAACGAAAATACTATAAGCAGACGCGTTATGGTTATGCCAGAGGTAGCGAAGCGGTACATTATGTCGATAACATTAGACGCTACTATGATACATTGGTGTGGATTGATAATCAGAACCAAGAATTACAACACGATTTGATGGATGACACTCAGCAGACCGCTGAGAAAAAAGAGGATGACCAGCTTGTTGGCGCGGCGCCTCAATAAAAGAGCATTGCAGCGTAAAGGGATGGCTGCCAAAACTTAAGGAGCGTGAATATGAAAAAAAGAACACTCAGTAATTTATCTTCAAGGCGCAGAACTCAGATAAAAGTACGCCACCAACAAACAATGAACCGACAGAAGCATTTTTTCACTTTTATCAAACAATCTGCCAACGAAACATTCTCATAAACCACAATCAACCAAGGGCTTAATTATCGAGCCCTTGCTGTTTCTCAGTCATTTTTAACGCTTTTTTCTCACGTCGACGTCGGCGAAAAAATGCACTTAACTGTTCGCCACACTCCAGTGCTAATACGCCGCTGGTCACCTCCAGTTGATGATTAAAACCACCAAAGCGCACCAGATCTAACACACTCCCTGCGGCGCCGGTTTTTTGATCGGCAGCGCCATAAACCAAACGCCCTATTCGAGCGTGCACCATAGCGCCAGCGCACATAGCGCATGGCTCTAACGTGACATAAATGGTGGTATCGAGTAGGCGATAATTGGTTAATGCCTGACCTGCTGTTCGAATACAGTTCATCTCAGCATGGGCACTCGCATCATGCTGACAGATATTAAGATTAAAACCTTCGGCAATAATTTGATCATCTTTAACCAGTACGGCGCCAACAGGAACTTCACCCGCTTCTTCTGCCTTTGCCGCCAATGCTATCGCTTGGCGCATAAAATAGATATCTCTCTCTTCTTGAGACAAATCACTCTCTCCATCTATGACGACAACACTGGTTGCCAGAACAGACTAAAACCAAACTCGGACCAAACTCGGACCAAACTCAAAGCAAAGCTAGGACAACTCGTTACACTCAATACTAGAACTAGTCACATCAACCACAAAAAAGGGGCATATTGCTATGCCCCTTTGTTCAAGCTATCACAGCAAGATTATTCCCACTCAATGGTCGCAGGCGGCTTACCTGAAATATCGTAAACCACACGAGAAATACCGTCGATTTCATTGATGATGCGGTTTGATACGCGGCCCAAGAAATCATAAGGTAGATGCGCCCAATGTGCAGTCATAAAGTCGATGGTTTCTACCGCACGTAGCGAGACAACCCAATCGTACTTACGACCATCACCCATAACGCCCACAGAGCGAACTGGTAGGAACACGGTAAACGCTTGGCTCACCTTGTTGTAAAGGTCCGCTTTATGCAGCTCTTCAATAAAGATAGCATCGGCGCGGCGCAGCAAGTCGCAATACTCTTTCTTCACTTCACCCAGCACGCGAACACCAAGACCTGGTCCAGGGAACGGATGACGATAAAGCATATTGTAAGGCAAGCCTAACTCGAGACCAATCTTACGCACTTCATCTTTAAACAACTCGCGAAGCGGCTCAACTAAGCCAAGTTCCATATCGTCTGGCAAACCGCCAACGTTATGGTGCGACTTAATCACGTGAGCCTTACCCGTCGCACTGCCCGCAGATTCAATCACATCAGGATAAATAGTCCCTTGTGCCAACCATTTAGCATTAACGCATTTTTTAGACTCTTCATCGAAAATATCGACAAACACTTTACCAATGATCTTACGCTTAGCTTCTGGTTCGGCTTCACTGGCAAGGGCATCGAGGAATCGATCTTCAGCATCGACATGAACGATATTAAGTCCGAAGTGATCGCCAAACATCTCTAACACTTGATCGGCTTCATTGAGACGCAATAAACCGTTATCAACAAACACACAAGTTAACTGTTTGCCGATAGCGCGGTGCAGTAGCATAGCCACAACCGATGAATCTACGCCACCAGACAGACCCAAGATAACTTCATCATCGCCAATCTGCTGCTTTAAACGCGCAATAGCATCTTCAATAATCGATGATGGTTTCCAGTTAGCTTCGCAGCCACAGATCCCCAGAGCAAAATGCTCTAACATACGTTGACCCTGACGAGTATGAGTCACTTCTGGGTGGAACTGAACGCCATAGAAACGCTTCTCTTCATTTGCCATCGCAGCAAATGGACAGGTTTCAGTGTTAGCAACCGTAATGAAGCCCTCTGGAATTTCAGAGACCTTATCACCGTGACTCATCCACACATCAAGTAACGCCTTGCCGCTGTCGCTCACCGCATCTTCAATGCTTTTAAATAGCTCTGATGGTGCTTGCACCTCAACTTGAGCATAACCAAACTCACCTTCACCGACACCTTGGATCACTTTACCGCCAAGTTGTTCAGACATGGTTTGCATGCCGTAACAGATCCCAAGTACAGGAACACCGGCGTTAAACACATATTCAGGTGCACGTGGCGAGTTTTCGGCAGTGACACTTTCAGGGCCACCAGCAAGAATAATACCGTTAGGTGCAAACTCTTTGATTTGCGCTTCAGACACATCCCATGCCCAAAGTTCACAGTAAACACCGATCTCGCGGATACGGCGGGCAATCAATTGCGTGTACTGAGATCCAAAATCGAGAATGAGGATCTTATGATCATGAATATTGCTCATGGTTTACCTTATATCTTTCAAATTATCGCTAGTGACCGATATCAATATCGGCAGATCAAATTAACAAAAGGCAGCGTCATTTTAACACTGCCTGATTTCAATCTTTATGACCGGCTACGGTAGTTAGGGGCTTCTTTACTGATGGTGACATCATGTACATGAGACTCACCCATGCCAGCCGATGTTACCTTCACAAATTCCGCCTGCTCGCTCAGATCTTTAATGGTAGGACAACCCGTTAGGCCCATACATGAACGCAAACCACCCATATACTGATGGATGATCTCTTTAAGCTTACCTTTGTAAGGTACGCGACCTTCGATGCCTTCTGGTACTAGCTTGTCAGCGGCGTTATCAGTTTGAAAGTAACGGTCTGATGACCCTTGCGTCATGGCGCCAAGTGAACCCATACCGCGGTATGACTTATAGGCACGGCCATTGTGCAGTTCAGTTTCACCAGGAGCTTCGTCAGTACCAGCGAACATAGAGCCAGCCATGATGCATGACGCGCCAGCGGCTAACGCCTTAGCTAAGTCACCAGAGAAACGAATACCACCATCGGCAATCACTGGAATATCTAGGTGCTTAACGGCAGCAGCAGCATCGGATACTGCGGTAATTTGTGGCACGCCCACACCCGTCACGATACGAGTAGTACAGATAGAGCCAGGACCAATACCCACCTTAACCGCGTTAACGCCAGCTTCCACTAAGGCTAGCGCACCTTCTGCCGTTGCGACGTTACCGCCAACAATTTGTAGATCAGGGTACTTAGCGCGAGTATCTCGAATACGTTGTAACACGCCCTCAGAGTGGCCGTGTGATGAATCGATTAGCAATACGTCGATACCAGCAGCAACAAGCGCATCAACACGCTCTTCATTACCGGCACCAGCGCCAACAGCGGCACCAACGCGTAGACGACCAAACTCATCTTTACAGGCGTTTGGCTTCTCTTCGGCTTTTTGGAAATCTTTGACAGTGATAAGACCTTTTAGTCGATAATTCCCATCGACCACTAGGACTTTCTCAACGCGGTGAGCATGCATCAGCTTTTGCACTTCGTCGAGTGGCGTCCCCTCTGGCACAGTGACAAGGCGCGCTTTCGGCGTCATCACTTGCTCAACGGTACGGCTCCAATCAGTGATAAAACGGACATCACGACCAGTAATTATACCCACCAATTCGTTCGCATCATCAACAACTGGATAGCCAGCAAAGCCATTCTTTTGTGTCAGTATTTTTAGATCTGCAAGTGTTGTCGAAGGCGTTACCGTTACAGGTTGCTGAACG
Protein-coding sequences here:
- the purL gene encoding phosphoribosylformylglycinamidine synthase, producing MEIIRGAPALSAFRVQKLMEACENAALPITDIYAEFVHLADLTDALAVSETEQLAKLLTYGPAIEAHAPEGTLYFVTPRPGTISPWSSKATDIAHNCGLNKVKRLERGIAYYVQGEPLNDEQQKQLAGLLHDRMVEVILAEFEQAIALFTRTDPAKVTSVNILGEGKRALELANLELGLALAADEIDYLVENFVRLNRNPNDVELMMFAQANSEHCRHKIFNADWTIDGEVQPKSLFKMIKNTFEKTPDHVLSAYKDNAAVMEGSVAGRFFPEKSGVYAYHTEPMHILMKVETHNHPTAISPYPGAATGSGGEIRDEGATGRGSKPKAGLTGFSVSNLKIPGFVQPWEGDYGKPERIVNALDIMTEGPLGGAAFNNEFGRPALVGYFRTYEQEVASHNGVEVRGYHKPIMLAGGLGNIREEHVQKGEITVGAKLIVLGGPAMNIGLGGGAASSMASGQSSEDLDFASVQRENPEMERRCQEVIDRCWQMGEDNPIQFIHDVGAGGLSNAFPELVNDGERGGRFELRNVPSDEPGMSPLEIWCNESQERYVMSVAPENLEIFTKICERERAPFAVVGEATEERHLSLSDTHFDNKPIDLPLEVLLGKAPKMSRDVISKKAQSPALKQEGIELQEAVRRVLRLPTVAEKTFLITIGDRSVTGLVNRDQMVGPWQVPVADCAVTASSFDTYSGEAMSLGERTPLALLDFGASARMAVAESIMNIAGTDIGSFKRIKLSANWMSAAGHPGEDAGLYEAVKAVGEELCPELELTIPVGKDSMSMKTAWQDNGVDKTVTSPMSLVITAFGVVQDIRNTVTPELRSDKGETELLLVDLSRGNNRLGGSCLAQVYSQLGDSAPDLDDPALLRGFFDVTQKLVAEQSVIAYHDRSDGGLLTTLVEMAFAGNTGLNVNIGALSGSYLERLFNEELGAVIQVSAADAGAIKAQYQAAGVACYSIAKPVAGDTISITDGDTEVLVESRTELRTIWGETTYRMQAMRDNPECALEEFTLKQVADAPGLTVDLKFDPSEDVAAPYILKGAAPKMAILREQGVNSHLEMAAAFDRAGFESRDVHMSDILSGRISLEEFQGLAACGGFSYGDVLGAGEGWAKSILFNARAREQFSRFFERQDSFALGVCNGCQMLSNLKDIIPGTEHWPHFVRNRSERFEARFSLVEVQKSPSLFFEGMEGSRMPIAVSHGEGRAEFASPEALLAAEASGTVALRFVDGHGNIATQYPENPNGSPNALTGICNSDGRVTIMMPHPERVFRTVANSWHPDEWGEDSPWMRMFRNVRAKLG
- the mltF gene encoding membrane-bound lytic murein transglycosylase MltF is translated as MKKMLFILSCLILLTACQQAAVEATKVSPIVKPKTELNVGTLYGAQIYVTTGQGLAGFDYEMADRFAQHLGLDLNMRAYANINELYQALKQGEIDLIAAGLADTNNRREQFRLGPPLYYVNQVLVYKQGAKYPTDISQLDDNVTVIADSSFIETLANLQKMYPELVWDQQSDKDSEELLAMIARDEISYTLADSTTFEINRRYMPELRAGPVLREDQAIVWLLPANNSDRLMSELLSFWHEQKRIGTLAHLNEKYFAHVKRFDYVDTRAFLRAIDSKLPKYRDQFQQYAGDLDWRKLAATAYQESHWNPNARSPTGVRGLMMLTLPTAKQMGISNRLDPVQSIRGGAKYLNDILTRLPESIPENQRMWFALASYNIGYGHVEDARKLAQSMGLDPSAWRDLKQVLPLLQKRKYYKQTRYGYARGSEAVHYVDNIRRYYDTLVWIDNQNQELQHDLMDDTQQTAEKKEDDQLVGAAPQ
- the tadA gene encoding tRNA adenosine(34) deaminase TadA; this encodes MSQEERDIYFMRQAIALAAKAEEAGEVPVGAVLVKDDQIIAEGFNLNICQHDASAHAEMNCIRTAGQALTNYRLLDTTIYVTLEPCAMCAGAMVHARIGRLVYGAADQKTGAAGSVLDLVRFGGFNHQLEVTSGVLALECGEQLSAFFRRRRREKKALKMTEKQQGLDN
- the guaA gene encoding glutamine-hydrolyzing GMP synthase, which gives rise to MSNIHDHKILILDFGSQYTQLIARRIREIGVYCELWAWDVSEAQIKEFAPNGIILAGGPESVTAENSPRAPEYVFNAGVPVLGICYGMQTMSEQLGGKVIQGVGEGEFGYAQVEVQAPSELFKSIEDAVSDSGKALLDVWMSHGDKVSEIPEGFITVANTETCPFAAMANEEKRFYGVQFHPEVTHTRQGQRMLEHFALGICGCEANWKPSSIIEDAIARLKQQIGDDEVILGLSGGVDSSVVAMLLHRAIGKQLTCVFVDNGLLRLNEADQVLEMFGDHFGLNIVHVDAEDRFLDALASEAEPEAKRKIIGKVFVDIFDEESKKCVNAKWLAQGTIYPDVIESAGSATGKAHVIKSHHNVGGLPDDMELGLVEPLRELFKDEVRKIGLELGLPYNMLYRHPFPGPGLGVRVLGEVKKEYCDLLRRADAIFIEELHKADLYNKVSQAFTVFLPVRSVGVMGDGRKYDWVVSLRAVETIDFMTAHWAHLPYDFLGRVSNRIINEIDGISRVVYDISGKPPATIEWE
- the guaB gene encoding IMP dehydrogenase, whose protein sequence is MLRLKKEALTFDDVLLVPAHSTVLPNTAVLKTRLTQTIELNMPIVSAAMDTVTEARLAIAMAQEGGLGFIHKNMSIEQQAEQVRQVKIYEAGIVQQPVTVTPSTTLADLKILTQKNGFAGYPVVDDANELVGIITGRDVRFITDWSRTVEQVMTPKARLVTVPEGTPLDEVQKLMHAHRVEKVLVVDGNYRLKGLITVKDFQKAEEKPNACKDEFGRLRVGAAVGAGAGNEERVDALVAAGIDVLLIDSSHGHSEGVLQRIRDTRAKYPDLQIVGGNVATAEGALALVEAGVNAVKVGIGPGSICTTRIVTGVGVPQITAVSDAAAAVKHLDIPVIADGGIRFSGDLAKALAAGASCIMAGSMFAGTDEAPGETELHNGRAYKSYRGMGSLGAMTQGSSDRYFQTDNAADKLVPEGIEGRVPYKGKLKEIIHQYMGGLRSCMGLTGCPTIKDLSEQAEFVKVTSAGMGESHVHDVTISKEAPNYRSRS